The Kordia sp. SMS9 genome window below encodes:
- a CDS encoding DNA/RNA non-specific endonuclease: MKRNKIYPLLALLIGAAVILFEQYLDNQVVNTDDSNVEVHETKKQSDNSQPKKLTNKFYLPSSTTGQVIHHEGYSLSYHEAFEQAEWVAYELKKNQLVYTDFKRPYFEQDEAVPTESAHWRNYKNSGYDRGHLCPAADRKYTKAAFTETFLTSNISPQQHEFNAGVWNRLEQKVRYWAKKYDGVYVVTGGILENNLKTIGSEAVAVPKYFYKILLDNSGGNTKIIAFLLPHKVSNKPLYEYVVSVDELEKRTGIDFFPELDDAKENKLEAMTTYKQWSFR; this comes from the coding sequence TTGAAACGAAACAAAATATATCCTTTACTCGCATTGCTCATTGGAGCAGCGGTGATTCTGTTTGAGCAATATCTTGACAATCAGGTTGTAAATACTGACGATTCTAATGTGGAAGTTCACGAAACGAAAAAGCAATCTGATAACAGTCAACCAAAAAAGCTAACCAACAAATTTTACTTACCAAGTTCAACTACGGGACAAGTGATCCATCATGAAGGCTATTCGTTGTCGTATCATGAAGCATTCGAACAGGCAGAATGGGTGGCGTACGAATTGAAGAAAAACCAATTAGTATATACAGATTTTAAACGTCCGTATTTTGAACAGGACGAAGCTGTGCCAACGGAATCAGCACATTGGCGAAATTATAAAAACTCTGGATACGATCGTGGGCATTTATGTCCGGCTGCCGACCGAAAGTATACCAAAGCTGCCTTTACGGAAACCTTCTTGACGAGTAATATTTCTCCGCAACAGCACGAATTTAACGCAGGTGTTTGGAACCGATTGGAGCAAAAAGTACGCTATTGGGCAAAAAAATATGACGGCGTATATGTGGTTACAGGCGGCATTTTAGAAAACAATCTCAAAACTATTGGAAGCGAAGCTGTGGCGGTTCCTAAGTATTTTTATAAAATCTTATTAGATAATTCTGGCGGAAATACCAAAATCATTGCGTTTTTGTTGCCGCACAAAGTTTCCAACAAACCGCTGTATGAATATGTAGTTTCCGTAGATGAACTCGAAAAACGCACAGGAATCGACTTCTTTCCCGAATTAGACGATGCTAAAGAAAATAAATTAGAAGCCATGACGACGTATAAACAATGGAGTTTTCGATAG